In Oceanobacillus sp. FSL K6-2867, one DNA window encodes the following:
- a CDS encoding serine hydrolase, protein MNISDLKKELLSLSSRNLKNISIVVHSTEGIIQINANTPRKAASVSKLFILAEVLQLMEAGIIQKDQRISIAPDAMVEGAGIINYLTDHDTYSYQNLLELMIIVSDNTASNILLDTIGIERLNHSIKKLGCQHTVMCRLFMDQEAQANGKENVTTAADIVHLLKLFSNENGPYSENIRKEVRRILKNQQFNHKLPSFQMHQDNLNIYHKTGELPGTEHDAAIMEANGKKLEVAVLTEGWENNGIAHHFIAEVGRHLMNYITNGTLSKKSKDRSVRHES, encoded by the coding sequence ATGAATATTTCCGATTTAAAGAAAGAACTGCTTTCTTTATCTTCTCGTAATCTAAAAAACATCTCCATCGTTGTTCATAGTACAGAGGGAATAATCCAAATTAATGCAAATACACCAAGAAAAGCTGCAAGTGTCAGTAAACTATTTATTCTTGCTGAAGTACTGCAACTAATGGAAGCTGGAATAATTCAAAAGGATCAACGCATTTCTATTGCACCTGACGCAATGGTAGAAGGTGCTGGTATCATCAATTATTTAACGGATCACGATACGTACAGTTATCAGAATTTATTGGAGCTTATGATTATTGTTTCCGATAACACCGCTTCCAATATATTACTTGATACAATAGGTATAGAACGTCTAAATCATTCTATTAAAAAGCTCGGCTGTCAGCATACCGTAATGTGTCGTTTATTTATGGACCAAGAAGCACAGGCAAACGGAAAGGAAAACGTTACAACCGCAGCAGATATTGTTCACTTGCTTAAGCTATTTTCAAATGAAAATGGCCCCTATAGTGAAAATATACGCAAGGAAGTTCGCAGAATACTTAAAAATCAACAATTCAATCATAAATTACCCTCATTTCAGATGCATCAAGACAATCTAAATATCTACCATAAAACAGGAGAATTGCCTGGTACAGAGCATGATGCAGCAATTATGGAAGCAAATGGAAAAAAATTAGAGGTTGCTGTATTGACGGAAGGATGGGAAAATAATGGCATAGCACATCATTTCATAGCAGAAGTTGGCAGGCATTTAATGAACTATATAACCAATGGAACATTATCTAAAAAAAGTAAGGATCGGAGCGTGCGGCATGAAAGTTAA
- a CDS encoding glutathione ABC transporter substrate-binding protein, producing MKFSKKSLLLLVFGLLLSVLVACASEPDENDSSSDETGEGTEDAAPAGEQDLMIATLSDAVSLDPAGSNDTPSSNVQANIFESLTKQDENMEVQPSLAESWEQVEDTVWEFKLREGIKFHDGTDFNAEAVKKSIERILDPEVASPRLFLYEMITDIEVVDDYTVRFTTEYPFSPLPAHLAHNGGGIISPAVIEEDYAAMEAGEDPGSVINEKPYGTGFFKFEEWQPGTQITLVKNDDYWGEQALLDSVTFKVVGEGLTRVAELETGTSHIADPISPNDVAQIEAMDGASPAKQDSVSLSYIGFNMEKEPFNDPLVRQAINLAIDKEQIITGIYDGNGIPAVGPLAPGVLGYDENAPGLEYDPDRARELLAEAGYEDGFSTTLWTNDSPERMDTATNLQAQLADFGIKVEIEVLEWGAYLEQTAQGEHDMFILGWSTVTGDADYGLYPLFHSENVGEPGNRTFTKDDELDGLLEEARQESDPDTRLELYSEIQTKLTDIAPMLYIHHQQFLLGVSDKVQGLTQLPTGILQLHEVSLQE from the coding sequence ATGAAATTTTCTAAAAAGTCATTATTATTATTGGTTTTTGGACTGTTGCTGAGTGTTCTAGTAGCATGTGCGAGTGAACCAGATGAAAATGATTCTTCTAGTGATGAAACAGGCGAAGGAACAGAAGATGCTGCTCCTGCAGGAGAACAAGACTTAATGATTGCAACTCTGTCAGATGCTGTTTCGCTAGATCCAGCTGGTTCAAACGATACTCCTTCAAGTAACGTTCAAGCGAATATCTTTGAATCACTAACAAAACAGGATGAAAATATGGAAGTACAACCAAGCCTGGCAGAAAGCTGGGAACAAGTTGAAGATACAGTATGGGAATTTAAATTACGTGAAGGCATAAAATTCCATGATGGCACAGACTTTAACGCTGAAGCAGTTAAGAAAAGCATTGAACGTATATTAGATCCAGAAGTAGCATCACCACGCCTATTTCTCTATGAAATGATTACAGATATTGAAGTTGTAGATGACTATACAGTTCGCTTTACAACAGAATACCCATTTTCTCCACTGCCAGCTCACTTAGCGCATAATGGCGGAGGTATCATTTCACCAGCTGTCATTGAGGAAGACTATGCTGCGATGGAAGCTGGAGAAGATCCAGGAAGTGTTATTAACGAAAAACCATATGGCACAGGCTTCTTTAAATTTGAAGAATGGCAGCCAGGAACACAAATTACACTGGTTAAAAATGATGATTATTGGGGAGAGCAAGCTTTGCTCGACTCTGTAACATTTAAAGTTGTTGGAGAAGGTTTAACACGTGTTGCTGAATTAGAAACAGGCACATCACATATTGCTGACCCAATTAGCCCGAACGATGTTGCTCAAATTGAAGCGATGGATGGTGCGAGTCCGGCGAAACAAGATAGTGTAAGTTTATCTTATATCGGATTCAATATGGAAAAAGAGCCATTTAATGATCCACTAGTTCGTCAAGCTATCAACTTGGCAATTGATAAAGAACAAATCATTACAGGTATTTATGATGGTAATGGTATACCAGCAGTTGGGCCTTTAGCGCCTGGAGTACTTGGCTATGACGAAAATGCACCGGGCCTGGAGTATGATCCAGATCGTGCTAGAGAATTGTTGGCAGAAGCTGGCTATGAAGACGGATTCTCTACAACACTTTGGACAAATGACAGCCCGGAGCGTATGGATACTGCAACAAACCTACAAGCTCAACTTGCTGATTTTGGTATTAAAGTAGAAATTGAAGTTCTTGAGTGGGGTGCATATCTTGAGCAAACTGCGCAAGGTGAGCATGATATGTTTATCCTTGGCTGGTCAACAGTAACAGGGGATGCGGATTATGGGTTATATCCATTGTTCCATTCTGAGAATGTTGGAGAACCAGGAAACCGTACATTCACTAAAGATGATGAGTTAGATGGATTGTTAGAAGAAGCACGTCAGGAATCAGACCCTGACACTCGTCTTGAGCTGTACAGCGAAATTCAAACGAAGTTAACTGATATTGCACCAATGCTTTATATACATCACCAACAATTCCTATTAGGTGTTAGTGATAAGGTTCAAGGCTTAACACAGCTGCCAACTGGAATCTTGCAATTACATGAAGTATCACTTCAAGAGTAG
- a CDS encoding dipeptide ABC transporter ATP-binding protein: protein MQKQKELLKVTDLKQHFPIKGGILGRTVNHVKAVDGVSFTVYEGETLSIVGESGCGKSTTGRAILRLDEPTSGKVDFGGKDLLAYNKREMNKIRKDMQIIFQDPYASINPRHTVRQILTEAMEIQNSVPKNERNDRVIELMETVGLGAHQADRLPHEFSGGQRQRIGIARALSVNPQLIIADEAVSALDVSIQAQVINLLKKLQREFKLTYLFISHDLGVVRHISDRIIVMYLGKIVEIADKKSLFENTMHPYTTALLSAIPSTDVDKKKERIILKGDVPSPIDPPKGCRFHTRCPFATDLCRTETPELRKADGMLDGHMAACHYMEDIKAGKHQPATV, encoded by the coding sequence ATGCAGAAACAGAAAGAACTACTGAAAGTTACTGATTTAAAGCAGCATTTCCCAATTAAAGGTGGGATTTTAGGCCGTACCGTTAATCATGTAAAAGCTGTGGATGGCGTATCCTTCACCGTTTATGAAGGAGAAACATTAAGTATTGTAGGTGAATCTGGCTGTGGAAAGTCTACTACTGGAAGAGCCATTCTGCGGCTTGATGAACCAACGTCTGGCAAGGTTGATTTTGGTGGGAAGGATTTACTCGCATACAACAAACGTGAAATGAATAAAATTCGTAAAGATATGCAAATCATTTTCCAGGATCCATATGCGTCGATTAACCCACGTCACACAGTACGACAAATTTTAACAGAAGCGATGGAGATTCAAAATTCCGTACCCAAAAATGAGCGGAATGATCGAGTAATTGAATTAATGGAAACCGTCGGACTTGGGGCACATCAAGCGGACAGGCTTCCGCATGAATTTAGTGGTGGTCAGCGTCAGCGTATCGGAATTGCCCGAGCTCTCTCTGTTAATCCACAGCTGATCATTGCAGATGAAGCTGTGTCAGCGTTAGACGTTTCTATTCAAGCACAGGTTATTAATCTATTGAAAAAGCTGCAGCGTGAATTCAAATTAACGTATTTATTCATCTCACATGACCTGGGAGTTGTACGTCATATTTCAGATCGAATTATCGTAATGTACCTAGGAAAAATCGTTGAGATTGCTGATAAAAAATCATTATTTGAAAATACAATGCATCCATATACAACGGCATTGCTCTCTGCAATTCCAAGTACAGATGTGGATAAGAAAAAGGAACGGATCATCTTAAAAGGTGATGTACCTTCGCCAATTGATCCGCCAAAAGGCTGCAGGTTCCATACCCGTTGTCCATTTGCAACGGATTTATGCCGCACCGAAACACCAGAGCTTCGTAAAGCAGATGGAATGTTGGACGGACATATGGCAGCATGTCATTACATGGAAGACATTAAAGCCGGGAAGCACCAGCCTGCTACCGTTTAA
- a CDS encoding ABC transporter ATP-binding protein: MTSAPNSYENILEIKNLQTSFFTKDLEVKAVDGVSFAIPKGKILGVVGESGSGKSITSLSILRLLKEPGKIVGGEIKFKGENLLDKSEASMRKIRGNEISMIFQEPMTSLNPTFTVGQQISEAYKIHQGLNKKQAKARAVEMLKLVGIPSPEKRVNQYPHELSGGMRQRVMIAMALACNPELLIADEPTTALDVTIQAQILDLIKDLQEKLGMGVLLITHDLGVVAETCDYVAVMYCGKVVEYTDTKTLFKDAKHPYTVGLMKSIPQHDQDIEGDLAVIRGSVPSPAEMPKGCRFAPRCPFATELCREKLPDLVTDEEGNQIRCWIYSDEWDGDPEVNVHAETERTTESY; the protein is encoded by the coding sequence ATGACAAGTGCACCAAATTCCTATGAAAATATATTGGAAATAAAAAATTTACAGACCTCCTTCTTTACAAAAGATCTAGAGGTTAAAGCAGTTGACGGTGTTTCATTTGCAATTCCAAAAGGTAAAATTCTCGGCGTCGTTGGGGAGTCAGGATCAGGTAAAAGTATTACCTCTCTTTCCATTCTTCGCCTGCTTAAAGAGCCTGGAAAAATAGTTGGTGGTGAAATCAAGTTTAAAGGAGAAAACCTGCTTGATAAAAGTGAAGCTAGCATGCGGAAAATACGCGGTAATGAAATCTCAATGATATTTCAGGAACCAATGACTTCGTTAAATCCTACGTTCACAGTTGGTCAGCAAATTAGTGAGGCTTATAAAATTCACCAGGGACTAAATAAAAAGCAAGCAAAAGCACGTGCAGTTGAAATGTTGAAATTAGTTGGGATTCCTTCCCCGGAAAAACGTGTGAATCAATATCCACATGAGCTTTCAGGAGGAATGAGGCAGCGTGTAATGATTGCAATGGCACTTGCCTGCAATCCAGAATTGCTCATCGCTGATGAACCGACAACAGCACTTGATGTAACAATCCAAGCTCAAATTCTTGATTTAATCAAAGATTTGCAGGAAAAACTCGGTATGGGTGTATTATTAATCACACATGATCTTGGAGTCGTAGCAGAAACATGTGATTATGTTGCTGTGATGTATTGCGGAAAAGTTGTTGAATATACCGATACAAAGACATTATTTAAGGATGCTAAACATCCGTATACAGTTGGATTAATGAAATCTATTCCCCAGCACGACCAGGATATTGAAGGTGATTTGGCAGTTATTAGAGGTTCAGTGCCCAGTCCTGCAGAAATGCCTAAAGGATGCCGCTTTGCACCACGATGTCCATTCGCGACAGAATTGTGCAGAGAAAAATTACCTGACCTCGTTACAGATGAAGAGGGAAATCAAATTCGTTGCTGGATCTATTCAGATGAATGGGATGGCGATCCGGAGGTGAATGTTCATGCAGAAACAGAAAGAACTACTGAAAGTTACTGA
- a CDS encoding ABC transporter permease, whose amino-acid sequence MFKFIIRRIIQTIPVLIGVSILVFSMMHLVPGDPAQIMAGESAPKEQVENIRERLGLNDPLPVQYFNYIKDAVQGDLGSSMRSGRDVTTEIGARFWVTLELAIYSTVIAVFVGLIVGVISATKRYSFADTSLMIIALFGLSMPNFWLGLMLIQWFAIGIDLPSWVPFISDTSWFKPSGWGSFAQVVLPVLTLGTASAAIIARMTRSSMLDVIDQDYIRTARAKGVKERVVIYRHALKNALIPVVTVVGLQFGGLLGGAVLTESVFAVNGMGKLIIDSIRARDFPVVQGTILVVALLFIFVNLAVDITYRYLNKRIDLD is encoded by the coding sequence TTGTTTAAGTTTATTATCCGAAGAATTATCCAAACTATTCCCGTTTTAATCGGGGTTTCCATTCTCGTATTCAGTATGATGCACCTAGTACCGGGGGACCCAGCTCAAATTATGGCAGGTGAAAGTGCCCCAAAGGAACAGGTTGAAAATATCAGGGAAAGATTGGGTTTAAACGATCCATTACCAGTTCAGTATTTTAATTATATAAAGGATGCTGTACAAGGCGATCTTGGAAGCTCCATGCGAAGCGGACGGGATGTAACAACTGAAATCGGCGCACGTTTTTGGGTTACGTTAGAACTTGCAATCTATAGTACAGTTATTGCCGTATTTGTGGGACTAATTGTAGGAGTCATATCGGCTACAAAAAGGTATTCATTCGCCGATACATCGCTTATGATTATTGCATTATTCGGGTTATCCATGCCTAACTTCTGGCTTGGACTTATGCTTATCCAATGGTTTGCCATCGGTATTGATCTTCCTAGCTGGGTTCCATTCATTAGTGATACTAGTTGGTTTAAGCCATCTGGTTGGGGCAGCTTCGCTCAGGTCGTATTGCCAGTTCTAACCTTAGGCACAGCGAGTGCAGCCATTATTGCAAGAATGACACGTTCGAGCATGCTTGATGTAATTGATCAGGACTATATCCGTACCGCAAGAGCTAAAGGTGTTAAGGAACGAGTTGTAATTTACCGCCATGCACTAAAAAATGCATTGATACCTGTTGTTACCGTAGTTGGTCTTCAATTCGGGGGTCTGTTAGGTGGAGCTGTTCTTACAGAAAGTGTATTCGCAGTAAATGGTATGGGAAAATTAATCATTGACTCTATTCGGGCTCGTGACTTCCCAGTAGTCCAGGGAACCATTTTAGTCGTAGCACTATTATTTATTTTCGTCAATCTAGCAGTTGATATTACGTACCGATATCTAAATAAACGAATTGATCTAGACTGA
- the nikC gene encoding nickel transporter permease yields the protein MSQSTEHIENTRTAIKPPNPRFKNWKIVYRKLKKNKSAMFGGFLILFFIIVAIIGPYFTPYQPDTQDMLNKLQSPSGDHWLGTDNFGRDIFSRIIHGTNLTLIVGFFSVLLGGAAGVLIGIFAGYYGGRTDSILMRLMDILLAFPSILLALAIVTVLGGSLQNVIIAVAISSVPVFARIVRGSTLSVKKLEYIDAMRALGASDARIIFKHIFPNITSPIIVQATLNIATAILSASGLSFLGLGAQPPTPEWGAMLSDGRNYLYNAPHVALFPGLAIVLVVLAFNMLGDGLRDAFDPKTKE from the coding sequence ATGAGTCAGTCGACAGAACATATCGAAAACACTAGAACCGCAATAAAACCTCCTAACCCGCGATTCAAAAATTGGAAAATAGTTTATCGAAAACTAAAAAAGAACAAATCAGCAATGTTTGGCGGTTTTCTTATTCTATTTTTTATAATTGTCGCAATAATCGGTCCATACTTCACGCCATATCAGCCAGATACGCAAGATATGCTGAATAAACTACAATCCCCATCAGGAGATCATTGGCTGGGGACGGATAACTTTGGCCGGGATATCTTTAGCCGAATTATTCATGGAACGAATCTGACATTAATCGTTGGCTTTTTCTCTGTTCTGCTAGGTGGTGCAGCGGGAGTGCTTATCGGAATTTTCGCTGGATATTATGGAGGCAGAACAGATAGTATCCTTATGAGATTAATGGACATCCTGCTCGCTTTCCCTAGTATTTTACTTGCACTTGCAATCGTAACTGTGCTTGGAGGAAGCCTGCAAAATGTTATTATCGCGGTTGCTATCTCATCTGTACCTGTATTCGCCAGGATTGTTCGTGGTTCTACTTTATCTGTTAAGAAGCTCGAGTATATTGATGCGATGAGAGCATTAGGAGCTAGTGATGCCCGGATTATTTTTAAACACATTTTTCCAAATATTACTTCACCAATTATTGTTCAGGCAACTCTAAATATAGCTACAGCTATATTATCTGCTAGTGGATTGTCTTTCTTGGGACTTGGTGCACAACCACCTACACCTGAATGGGGAGCTATGCTAAGTGATGGGCGCAACTATTTATACAATGCACCACATGTTGCTCTTTTCCCAGGGCTTGCTATTGTGCTTGTAGTACTGGCTTTCAATATGCTTGGTGATGGTTTAAGAGATGCATTCGATCCGAAGACAAAAGAGTAG
- a CDS encoding nitronate monooxygenase family protein, whose product MANILERLNITIPIIQAGMAGGITTPELVAAVSNTGALGTIGAGYMHTNKLKEAIQRVKQLTDKPFAVNLFSANLEVFTTDVDEMQALLNKKRKETGIDKQENLVKVNDYLHEKVYLLIKEKVPIVSTAFGALSSVLIERLKENNSILIGMATNVSEAQLLEDMGYDIVVAQGIEAGGHRGTFDIEKYPNGSDIGLIALMQSILDNTSLPVIAAGGIYTRQQLDGLLAMGASGVQMGTRFLLAKEAGTNKTYRRALVKANYQDTVITNVFSGRPARAIKNGFINEIESSGLDVLPFPIQNELTKDLRAAGAEFSISDLQSLWAGQGVGALHKEESVEDIIALFTDKNRMKANLIEHD is encoded by the coding sequence ATGGCAAACATATTGGAAAGACTAAATATTACGATTCCAATCATTCAAGCTGGTATGGCTGGCGGAATTACAACGCCTGAGCTTGTAGCAGCTGTATCTAATACGGGTGCACTTGGGACAATTGGCGCAGGTTACATGCACACAAACAAGTTAAAGGAAGCTATTCAACGAGTGAAACAGCTAACTGATAAACCTTTTGCTGTAAATCTGTTTTCTGCTAACCTGGAGGTCTTCACAACAGATGTAGATGAAATGCAAGCACTTTTAAATAAGAAAAGGAAAGAAACAGGCATAGATAAGCAGGAGAATCTTGTTAAAGTAAATGACTATTTACATGAGAAAGTGTATTTGCTTATAAAAGAAAAGGTTCCTATTGTCAGTACAGCTTTCGGGGCCCTTTCTTCCGTGTTAATCGAGCGGCTAAAGGAAAATAACAGCATCCTTATTGGAATGGCAACAAATGTTAGTGAAGCACAGCTTTTGGAGGATATGGGATATGATATCGTCGTTGCACAAGGTATTGAAGCAGGAGGGCACCGCGGCACGTTTGATATCGAAAAGTACCCGAATGGAAGTGATATTGGTTTAATTGCTCTGATGCAATCAATTTTGGATAATACCTCATTGCCAGTCATTGCGGCAGGAGGGATTTATACAAGGCAGCAACTGGATGGATTGCTTGCGATGGGGGCTAGTGGTGTGCAAATGGGAACGAGATTCTTGCTGGCTAAAGAAGCAGGTACGAACAAAACCTACCGCAGAGCGTTAGTAAAAGCAAATTATCAGGATACTGTGATAACAAACGTGTTCTCAGGCAGGCCAGCAAGAGCAATTAAAAATGGTTTCATCAATGAAATTGAATCCAGTGGTCTGGATGTTTTACCTTTTCCAATTCAAAATGAACTGACAAAGGATTTAAGAGCAGCAGGAGCAGAATTTTCTATTTCGGATTTACAATCACTCTGGGCTGGTCAAGGAGTAGGAGCATTACATAAAGAAGAAAGTGTAGAAGATATTATTGCACTGTTTACGGATAAAAACAGAATGAAGGCAAACCTAATAGAACATGATTAA
- a CDS encoding TAXI family TRAP transporter solute-binding subunit, translating to MRKIKLFLSAVLVMGMALFLSACSEEEFLQMLTGGTSGTYYPLGGEMATNITEATGIQTDAVSSNASADNVIALNEGDAELAFVQTDVMSNAVEGINSFEGNPIDNVLAIGALYPETIQIVTTGDSGITSVEDLAGKSVSVGAPGSGTYVNAEQILEVHGMTMDDINPQNLDFSESTGGIQDGNIDAAFITAGTPTGAVEGLSATVDVSIVPIAQDKIDEMIEQYPYYAADTIPAGTYGLDEEVNTVAVLAMLAVVDSVPEDTVYEITKAIYENADSMAHDKAQFIKLETALDGIGIDVHPGAQKYYEEKGISVE from the coding sequence ATGAGAAAGATAAAGTTGTTTTTATCGGCTGTATTAGTGATGGGAATGGCACTATTTCTGTCAGCATGCAGTGAAGAAGAGTTTCTTCAAATGCTGACAGGTGGCACAAGCGGTACATATTACCCGCTAGGTGGAGAAATGGCTACTAATATCACGGAGGCAACAGGTATTCAGACGGATGCAGTTTCATCAAATGCTTCGGCTGATAATGTAATCGCTTTAAATGAGGGAGATGCTGAGCTGGCGTTTGTACAAACAGACGTTATGTCAAATGCTGTTGAAGGAATAAACTCTTTTGAAGGAAATCCGATTGATAATGTACTTGCAATTGGAGCACTTTATCCAGAAACAATTCAAATTGTTACCACTGGAGACTCTGGTATTACTTCTGTAGAGGATTTGGCAGGAAAGTCTGTTTCAGTCGGTGCGCCGGGGTCGGGAACATATGTGAATGCAGAGCAAATATTAGAAGTCCATGGAATGACAATGGACGATATTAACCCGCAAAATCTGGATTTCAGTGAATCAACTGGTGGAATTCAAGACGGCAATATTGATGCTGCCTTTATTACAGCTGGAACGCCAACAGGTGCTGTAGAAGGATTATCTGCTACAGTAGACGTTTCGATCGTTCCGATTGCTCAGGATAAAATTGATGAAATGATTGAACAGTATCCATACTATGCAGCTGATACGATTCCAGCGGGTACGTATGGTTTGGATGAGGAAGTAAATACAGTTGCAGTTTTAGCGATGCTGGCAGTAGTAGATAGCGTTCCAGAAGATACCGTTTATGAAATTACGAAGGCTATTTATGAAAATGCAGATAGTATGGCGCATGACAAGGCTCAATTTATTAAACTGGAAACTGCTCTAGATGGTATCGGAATTGATGTACATCCTGGAGCACAAAAGTATTATGAGGAAAAAGGTATAAGCGTCGAATAA
- a CDS encoding DUF1850 domain-containing protein encodes MLHKKKIIIVIFLIASLISIFLFVPVSTALVFYEENTNQLEAFKPIEIGDKFQIIFTHSIHLTDVAEKYIVTENLDIKQYEIIFEEFGIGMPANAGEGETFVYEDGKYHIKNLDNYFASMKIRNGKTVSENRFLWETNTGEEHMVWFNDYFDPGDWFTVKVEKITLWEYLKGVKIHE; translated from the coding sequence ATGTTACATAAAAAAAAGATTATCATTGTTATTTTCCTTATAGCAAGTTTAATAAGCATTTTTCTGTTTGTCCCAGTTAGTACCGCGCTCGTTTTTTATGAAGAAAACACAAATCAGCTTGAGGCATTTAAGCCGATTGAAATAGGTGACAAATTTCAGATCATTTTTACACATTCCATTCATTTAACAGATGTTGCAGAAAAATATATCGTTACAGAAAACCTGGATATAAAACAATACGAAATCATCTTTGAGGAATTTGGTATTGGCATGCCTGCAAATGCAGGGGAAGGTGAAACCTTTGTCTATGAAGATGGAAAATACCATATAAAGAATTTAGACAATTACTTTGCTTCCATGAAAATTCGTAATGGAAAAACCGTTTCGGAAAATCGATTTTTGTGGGAGACAAACACAGGAGAGGAGCATATGGTCTGGTTTAATGATTATTTTGATCCTGGTGATTGGTTTACAGTGAAGGTAGAAAAAATCACACTATGGGAATATCTGAAAGGAGTGAAGATCCATGAGTGA